From the genome of Gemmatimonas phototrophica, one region includes:
- a CDS encoding energy transducer TonB encodes MFSTLIESRAKSPRRTAGSIASVTLHAAVVGALVAATANATVRTENDPAETRVIFQTTPPAPPPPPAAPTNVPRVYTNSAPALGAPSLNIPIDIPTGIPPVDLSRAVTNADDFSKGIRGVGTGIPGGNQSATNADYYFEGQVEKPVMTLPGTAGPLFPEMLRSAGVMGQVLAEFVVDSTGRAEMGTFKVLKSDHELFTSAVKQALMRMRFLPAEVGDRKVAQLVQQTFQFTLNR; translated from the coding sequence ATGTTCTCCACGTTGATCGAATCACGGGCGAAATCGCCTCGCCGCACCGCCGGCAGCATTGCCTCGGTTACCCTGCATGCCGCGGTCGTGGGCGCGCTGGTCGCCGCCACCGCCAACGCCACGGTGCGCACAGAGAATGACCCGGCCGAAACACGGGTGATCTTTCAGACCACCCCGCCGGCGCCACCACCACCGCCCGCCGCGCCAACGAACGTGCCGCGTGTGTACACCAACAGTGCCCCCGCCCTTGGTGCGCCGTCGCTCAACATTCCCATTGATATCCCCACCGGCATTCCCCCGGTGGATCTGTCGCGCGCGGTCACGAACGCCGACGATTTCTCCAAGGGCATTCGTGGGGTAGGCACCGGCATTCCAGGTGGGAATCAGTCGGCCACCAATGCCGACTACTACTTCGAAGGGCAGGTGGAGAAACCGGTCATGACACTCCCGGGCACGGCGGGCCCCCTCTTCCCGGAAATGCTGCGCTCCGCGGGGGTGATGGGGCAGGTGCTGGCCGAGTTTGTGGTGGATTCCACAGGCCGCGCCGAGATGGGCACGTTCAAGGTGCTCAAGAGTGATCACGAGCTGTTCACCAGTGCCGTGAAGCAGGCATTAATGCGGATGCGCTTTTTGCCGGCCGAGGTGGGCGATCGGAAGGTGGCACAGCTGGTGCAGCAGACGTTCCAGTTTACGCTCAATCGGTAG
- a CDS encoding TVP38/TMEM64 family protein produces MALTLRSAASGAAKLAGMLVPVGLGLGASKLASPYMPGFTEWVNTLGPWAPVAFVVGYIVATVCMMPAFLLTIAGGAVFGMLKGSVLVLIGSTIGAAIAFTLGRTVLRSWVAAQIAKNQTLQIVDRVVGQEGLKLMFLLRLSGIAPFVLTNYAMGVTSVSLTHFLLALLGMLPTIATYTAVGQSGAQTPGAGAIPSWILWMGISAAVILAVTITRIVQKALREAQMRHDMERLAEMR; encoded by the coding sequence ATGGCTCTCACACTCCGTTCTGCCGCCTCCGGCGCCGCGAAGCTGGCGGGTATGCTCGTTCCGGTTGGCCTGGGCCTTGGCGCCAGCAAACTGGCCTCCCCCTACATGCCTGGCTTCACGGAGTGGGTGAATACACTGGGGCCCTGGGCCCCGGTCGCGTTCGTGGTGGGGTACATCGTGGCCACGGTGTGCATGATGCCGGCCTTTCTGCTCACCATTGCCGGTGGTGCGGTGTTCGGCATGCTGAAGGGGTCGGTACTGGTGCTCATTGGCTCCACCATTGGGGCGGCCATTGCGTTCACACTGGGGCGCACCGTGCTGCGCTCATGGGTCGCGGCCCAGATTGCCAAGAACCAGACGCTGCAGATCGTGGATCGAGTGGTGGGCCAGGAAGGGCTCAAGCTCATGTTCCTGCTGCGCCTCTCCGGCATCGCGCCGTTCGTGCTCACCAACTACGCCATGGGTGTCACGTCGGTCTCACTCACGCACTTTCTGCTGGCGCTGCTGGGAATGCTGCCCACCATTGCCACCTACACCGCGGTCGGGCAGTCGGGGGCGCAAACGCCCGGTGCCGGCGCCATTCCGTCGTGGATTCTGTGGATGGGCATCAGCGCGGCGGTCATTCTCGCGGTGACCATCACCCGCATTGTGCAGAAGGCATTGCGCGAAGCGCAGATGCGCCACGACATGGAGCGCCTGGCAGAGATGAGATGA
- a CDS encoding M14 family metallopeptidase translates to MPLLPTLPRLARASRWSAALLVAATLPLSLQAQSRTTPKQFFGHDIGADYELPNYSKLHQWFITVAKESDRVSLDTIGLTEEGRPQVMAIVTSPENHKKLARYKEIASKLAKADGIDSAAAAAMAKEGKVIFWIDGGLHATEVLGAQQLMETLWQLSSRTDDETLRILNDVVILMAHANPDGMELVTNWYMKEGDKLKRTTATIPRLYEKYAGHDNNRDSYMNALAETRNMSQQLFVEWHPQIMYNHHQTGPTGTVMAAPPYRDPANFWFHPAMITGLDLVGAALNHRFVLEHKPGLTFRAGSNYSTWWNGGLRTTGYYHNQIGILTETIGNPTPMRVALVPDRQVRSAGLPMPIEPQVWHFRQSIDYSVSANYAFLDLASRYRETFLFNRWVMGQDQIKAGGKDNWTISPKRVASMVEKITKDRGTVAAEVRAGGPRGGGQAPSVGSSVANDRYMAELKKPENRDPRAYILSASQNDFPTATKFVRALQYSGIDVHKASAAFSANGKQFPAGSWVIKTDQAFRSHVLDMFEPQDHPNDFRYPGGPPIPPYDNAGWTLAFQMGIQFERVLDAVSGPFEKVNGITAMPAGTVAKGKAGYFIHASVNDGATVANRLAKAKVKASRIPTEFKDGSTTWPAGSWFVPAGGAADKVVAQAATDLGVNFAAANGKPSGLQPVQPLRIGLIDRYGGNMPTGWTRLILEKFEFGYTTVYPQEIDAGNLKAKYDVLVFTDGMFSEAGAGRGFGGSPDTTLIPAEYRKELGRVSAEKSVPALKAFVEAGGRVLAIGSSIGLGKAMGLPIENYLADANGRAYPGEKYYIPGSVLEVKLDTSATIAAGMAPRPAVMFDNSPVMKLGPDAAAKGVKPLATFDTATPLLSGWAWGQELLKDGVAMAEANMGKGTMWMFGPEILFRSQAHGTYKLFLNALDGGFKRPVKAMQ, encoded by the coding sequence ATGCCTCTTCTGCCAACGCTGCCGCGCCTGGCGCGCGCGAGCCGATGGTCCGCCGCCCTGCTCGTGGCGGCCACCCTCCCGCTCTCGCTGCAGGCCCAGTCGCGCACCACGCCCAAACAGTTCTTCGGGCACGACATTGGCGCCGACTACGAGCTTCCCAATTACTCGAAGCTCCATCAGTGGTTCATCACGGTCGCCAAGGAAAGCGACCGCGTGTCGCTGGATACCATTGGCCTCACGGAAGAAGGCCGGCCGCAGGTCATGGCTATCGTGACGAGCCCGGAAAACCACAAGAAGCTCGCCCGCTACAAGGAAATCGCCTCCAAGCTGGCCAAGGCCGACGGCATCGACTCGGCCGCCGCGGCCGCGATGGCCAAGGAAGGCAAGGTCATTTTCTGGATTGACGGCGGCCTGCACGCCACCGAGGTACTGGGCGCGCAGCAGCTCATGGAAACACTGTGGCAGCTCTCCAGCCGCACGGACGACGAAACGCTGCGCATTCTGAACGACGTGGTCATTCTCATGGCCCACGCCAATCCGGACGGCATGGAGCTCGTCACCAACTGGTACATGAAGGAAGGCGACAAGCTCAAGCGCACCACGGCCACCATTCCGCGGCTGTACGAGAAGTACGCGGGGCACGACAACAACCGTGACTCGTACATGAACGCGCTGGCCGAAACGCGCAACATGTCGCAGCAGCTGTTCGTGGAGTGGCACCCGCAGATCATGTACAACCACCACCAGACGGGTCCTACGGGCACCGTGATGGCGGCGCCGCCGTACCGGGATCCGGCCAACTTCTGGTTCCACCCGGCCATGATCACGGGGCTCGACCTCGTGGGTGCGGCGCTCAATCACCGCTTTGTGCTGGAGCACAAGCCGGGACTCACCTTCCGCGCCGGCTCCAACTACAGCACGTGGTGGAACGGCGGCCTGCGCACCACCGGCTACTATCACAACCAGATCGGTATCCTCACGGAGACCATTGGTAACCCCACGCCCATGCGCGTGGCGCTGGTCCCCGATCGCCAGGTGCGGTCGGCCGGATTGCCCATGCCCATCGAACCGCAGGTGTGGCACTTCCGGCAGTCCATCGACTACTCGGTGAGCGCCAACTACGCCTTCCTCGACCTCGCGTCACGCTATCGCGAAACGTTCCTGTTCAACCGCTGGGTCATGGGTCAGGATCAGATCAAGGCCGGTGGCAAGGACAACTGGACCATCTCGCCCAAGCGTGTCGCCTCCATGGTGGAAAAGATCACCAAGGACCGTGGCACCGTCGCCGCCGAAGTGCGTGCCGGTGGGCCGCGCGGTGGTGGGCAGGCGCCCAGTGTTGGCAGCTCGGTGGCCAACGATCGCTACATGGCCGAACTCAAGAAGCCGGAGAATCGTGACCCGCGCGCCTATATATTGAGTGCGTCGCAGAACGACTTCCCCACGGCCACCAAGTTTGTGCGCGCGCTGCAGTACTCGGGCATTGATGTGCACAAGGCGTCGGCGGCGTTCAGCGCCAACGGCAAGCAGTTCCCCGCCGGTTCGTGGGTTATCAAGACCGACCAAGCGTTCCGTTCGCACGTGCTCGACATGTTCGAGCCGCAGGATCACCCGAATGACTTCCGCTATCCGGGTGGCCCGCCAATTCCGCCGTACGACAATGCCGGCTGGACGCTCGCCTTCCAGATGGGCATTCAGTTTGAGCGTGTGCTCGATGCCGTCAGTGGTCCGTTCGAGAAGGTCAACGGCATCACCGCCATGCCGGCCGGTACGGTGGCCAAGGGCAAGGCGGGCTACTTCATTCACGCCAGCGTGAACGACGGCGCCACGGTGGCCAACCGCCTGGCCAAGGCCAAGGTGAAGGCCTCGCGCATTCCCACCGAGTTCAAGGACGGCAGCACCACGTGGCCCGCGGGCTCGTGGTTCGTTCCCGCTGGTGGCGCAGCCGACAAGGTGGTGGCGCAGGCTGCGACCGACCTTGGGGTGAACTTCGCCGCCGCCAACGGCAAGCCATCGGGGCTGCAGCCGGTACAGCCTCTGCGTATTGGTCTCATTGACCGCTACGGCGGCAACATGCCCACCGGCTGGACGCGCCTCATTCTCGAGAAGTTCGAGTTTGGCTACACCACGGTGTATCCGCAGGAAATCGACGCCGGCAACCTGAAGGCCAAGTATGACGTGCTCGTCTTCACCGACGGCATGTTCAGCGAAGCGGGCGCCGGTCGTGGCTTTGGCGGCTCCCCCGACACGACGCTCATTCCCGCCGAGTACCGCAAGGAGCTGGGTCGGGTGTCAGCGGAGAAGTCGGTGCCGGCGCTCAAGGCGTTCGTGGAAGCCGGTGGCCGGGTGCTCGCCATCGGGTCCTCCATTGGACTCGGCAAGGCGATGGGGCTCCCCATCGAGAACTACCTGGCCGATGCCAATGGCCGCGCTTATCCGGGCGAGAAGTACTACATCCCCGGCTCGGTGCTGGAAGTGAAGCTCGATACGTCGGCCACCATTGCCGCAGGCATGGCGCCGCGTCCGGCCGTGATGTTCGACAACAGCCCGGTGATGAAGCTGGGTCCCGATGCAGCAGCAAAGGGCGTGAAGCCGCTGGCCACCTTCGATACGGCCACACCGCTGCTCTCGGGGTGGGCGTGGGGCCAGGAGCTGCTCAAGGACGGCGTGGCGATGGCCGAAGCGAACATGGGTAAGGGCACGATGTGGATGTTCGGCCCGGAAATTCTCTTCCGTTCGCAGGCGCACGGCACGTACAAGCTGTTCCTGAACGCGCTGGACGGCGGCTTCAAACGGCCGGTGAAGGCGATGCAGTAA
- the iadA gene encoding beta-aspartyl-peptidase, with protein MLVLLKNCTVFAPHPLGQQHLLIAGERVVWMGPDLAALPPALNAEVVDLAGTVVVPGLVDGHAHLSGGGGEAGPQSKVPAPFLSRYTSAGVTTVVGVLGTDDTTRTTGELVTAANGLVAEGLSAWCHTGGYHVPPVTLTGSVRGDIAFVDRIIGVGEVAIADHRSSQPTVAELLRLASEAHVGGLMSGKAGVLHLHVGDGLRGLAQIREMLSESELPPRVFNPTHVNRRKALFDEAVALARAGCVVDITAFDVGKDEDAWSAADALERYWAAGAPLANVTVSSDGGGCLPTFDANGRVVAMDVGDAGTLWRTVQTLRERGHALEQVLPPFTSNVADLLRLPRKGRLAVGHDADLLVLDKSGAICDVMCRGAWHQRDGKTVKRGMFEGGAE; from the coding sequence ATGCTCGTTCTTCTCAAAAACTGCACCGTATTTGCCCCGCACCCCCTTGGCCAGCAGCATCTGCTGATTGCCGGCGAACGGGTGGTGTGGATGGGCCCTGATCTGGCAGCCCTCCCGCCCGCGCTGAACGCGGAGGTGGTGGACCTTGCCGGCACCGTCGTAGTCCCCGGGCTGGTGGATGGCCATGCCCACCTGAGTGGCGGCGGTGGCGAAGCGGGGCCCCAGAGCAAAGTGCCGGCGCCCTTCCTGAGTCGCTACACCAGCGCCGGTGTTACCACCGTGGTGGGGGTGCTGGGCACTGACGATACCACGCGCACCACCGGTGAGCTGGTGACGGCCGCCAACGGTCTGGTCGCCGAGGGGCTGTCAGCGTGGTGTCACACCGGCGGGTACCACGTGCCACCGGTGACACTCACCGGGAGCGTGCGCGGCGACATTGCGTTTGTGGACCGCATTATTGGCGTGGGTGAGGTGGCCATTGCCGATCATCGCAGCAGCCAGCCAACAGTGGCCGAGCTGCTGCGGCTGGCGAGTGAGGCGCATGTGGGAGGCCTCATGAGCGGCAAGGCCGGCGTGCTGCACCTGCATGTGGGCGATGGGCTGCGCGGGCTGGCGCAGATTCGCGAGATGCTCTCGGAGAGCGAGCTGCCGCCGCGGGTGTTCAACCCCACGCATGTGAACCGTCGCAAGGCGCTCTTTGACGAGGCCGTGGCGTTGGCGCGGGCGGGGTGCGTGGTGGACATCACCGCGTTTGACGTGGGCAAGGACGAAGATGCCTGGAGCGCCGCCGATGCGCTGGAGCGCTACTGGGCCGCGGGCGCGCCGTTAGCCAACGTGACCGTGAGCAGTGATGGCGGCGGGTGTCTGCCCACCTTCGACGCCAACGGTCGTGTGGTGGCCATGGATGTCGGCGATGCCGGCACGCTCTGGCGCACCGTGCAGACGCTGCGCGAACGCGGCCACGCATTGGAGCAAGTGCTGCCGCCGTTCACCAGCAACGTGGCGGATTTGCTACGGCTGCCACGCAAGGGGCGCCTTGCCGTGGGGCATGACGCGGACCTGCTGGTACTCGACAAGAGCGGAGCGATTTGCGATGTGATGTGCCGCGGCGCGTGGCATCAGCGCGACGGGAAGACCGTGAAGCGGGGGATGTTTGAGGGGGGTGCGGAGTAG
- a CDS encoding c-type cytochrome: MPRVIIARSTLLSASLATSLCFVSHALTAQSSPNAAPFVVPAWAFPTSPPPPKGTPPVVYDSVTLHGVPNSTQRYTRKQVANAFDIPDWFPRQHPAMPSSVQYGVRPDGRACGFCHLPDGQGRPENGTLAGLPVEYTVRQVRAMRDGTRGHANPSGTANPMISVAKGFADDEVRTAARYYARLRLTRRNIIREVADVPTTRIAGLLYALDGTGTEPIAGRLIEAPESIERHELRDPWVRYTTYVPLGSLARGRRLTTPGPVGAPTNCATCHGPQLLGVGDVPPIAGRAPSNLLRQLINFRTRARRDSTATPMYAVVDSLTIDDMVALAAYVGSLPPSRSPRK; the protein is encoded by the coding sequence ATGCCACGCGTGATCATCGCCCGTTCCACCCTGTTGAGTGCATCGCTCGCGACGTCGCTGTGCTTCGTCAGTCATGCGCTCACCGCACAGTCATCGCCCAATGCGGCCCCCTTTGTGGTGCCGGCATGGGCTTTCCCCACTTCGCCGCCGCCACCGAAAGGCACGCCACCGGTGGTGTACGACAGTGTCACGCTTCATGGCGTACCCAACTCCACGCAGCGGTACACGAGGAAGCAGGTCGCCAACGCCTTCGACATTCCCGACTGGTTTCCGCGGCAGCACCCCGCCATGCCGTCATCGGTGCAGTATGGCGTACGCCCTGACGGACGCGCGTGCGGGTTTTGTCACCTGCCCGACGGACAGGGGCGCCCGGAAAACGGCACGCTGGCCGGGCTGCCGGTGGAGTACACCGTACGGCAGGTGCGGGCCATGCGGGACGGCACCCGTGGGCACGCCAATCCTTCTGGCACCGCCAATCCGATGATCTCGGTGGCCAAGGGTTTTGCCGACGACGAGGTGCGCACGGCGGCACGGTATTACGCGCGCCTGCGCCTCACGCGTCGCAACATCATTCGCGAGGTGGCCGACGTACCCACCACACGCATCGCCGGCCTGCTCTATGCCTTGGATGGCACCGGCACGGAGCCCATCGCCGGTCGACTCATTGAGGCGCCGGAGTCCATTGAACGGCACGAGCTGCGCGATCCATGGGTGCGCTACACCACCTACGTGCCGCTGGGGAGTCTGGCCCGCGGCCGGCGCCTGACGACGCCAGGTCCCGTTGGTGCCCCCACCAACTGTGCCACCTGTCACGGCCCACAGCTGCTCGGCGTTGGAGACGTGCCGCCCATTGCCGGTCGCGCGCCGTCCAACCTGCTGCGGCAGCTCATCAACTTCCGCACGCGCGCGCGCCGCGATTCCACGGCGACGCCCATGTATGCAGTCGTGGATTCGCTGACCATCGACGACATGGTCGCTCTTGCGGCCTATGTCGGTTCCCTGCCCCCTTCGCGCTCGCCGAGGAAGTAG
- a CDS encoding cyanophycinase, which translates to MRGWIIPIGGKLMSPAIIERFIALAGGDQARIAIIPTASSEPDMGAYYERIFQRQGVRAAKAFNFERRSDCDDQDWLQWLGDATGVFLTGGSQLKLSSILGGTPVARLLRELNANGVPIAGTSAGAAYMSEHMIAWGDEGSTPRVGMVHMCAGLGLSNRIIVDQHFRQRDRLGRLLTALAYNPFCLGLGVDEDTAAFIGPDDTVDIMGTGAVTIVDPTHVEYCSVAHAVPGEPIEVVGMRITVLSAGSTYNLHTHVAVPAAACAV; encoded by the coding sequence ATGCGCGGTTGGATCATCCCCATTGGCGGCAAGCTCATGTCGCCCGCCATCATCGAGCGGTTCATCGCTCTGGCGGGAGGCGACCAGGCCCGCATTGCGATTATCCCCACCGCCTCCAGTGAGCCGGATATGGGGGCGTACTACGAGCGCATCTTCCAGCGGCAGGGCGTGCGTGCTGCCAAGGCGTTCAATTTCGAGCGTCGCTCGGATTGCGACGACCAGGATTGGCTGCAGTGGCTCGGCGACGCGACCGGTGTGTTTCTCACCGGCGGTAGTCAGCTCAAGCTCTCGAGCATTTTAGGGGGCACTCCCGTGGCGCGTTTGCTGCGTGAGCTGAACGCCAACGGCGTTCCCATTGCCGGCACCAGCGCCGGTGCCGCGTACATGAGCGAGCACATGATTGCCTGGGGCGACGAAGGCAGTACGCCCCGCGTGGGCATGGTGCACATGTGTGCCGGGTTGGGGCTGAGCAACCGCATCATTGTCGATCAGCATTTCCGCCAGCGTGATCGGCTGGGACGATTGCTCACGGCACTTGCCTACAATCCGTTCTGCCTGGGCCTCGGGGTAGACGAAGACACCGCGGCGTTCATTGGTCCTGACGATACGGTGGATATCATGGGCACCGGTGCCGTGACGATCGTGGACCCCACGCATGTGGAGTACTGCTCGGTGGCGCACGCGGTACCTGGTGAACCGATTGAAGTGGTAGGTATGCGCATCACGGTGCTGAGCGCCGGCTCGACGTACAACCTGCACACGCATGTCGCGGTACCCGCCGCGGCATGCGCTGTGTAG
- a CDS encoding cyanophycinase → MGPEKGSVLVVGGGQQGPEIFAKFIELAGGPDALIVEVPTAGDDSIDVSTVGRGLRAAGAKNLVVYHTTSKAVADADSFVAKIANARGVWFGGGRHYRLVNSYMGTKSQRAFEAVLARGGVVGGSSAGASILASYLVRGAPSSNNRIMNHPDYLTGFGYLRNTAVDQHVVARERLADLYDSLTIRRRDLLAISEDEGTAWVVRGDTAELIGRSKGFVYNSRELTDQGKPFMTLLPGDKFDLGARRVLSRAASASRLDGPFLDDVFGVYSNGVRGGAAVLVAREGKVLLNRAYGIPIQPRFTPETSVPLFDLGRLSGVLNAAFVPDSTGRLSAASIRRVQGIGGMQRARYDSVQLTWRANVDDLYRFELGRFVVRPGARDTNTPPAPFNIETVNGQVRHAVYGTDDGMRNAWVRYPAERLVIMVLTNDSTADARAMAQRVAERVLTPR, encoded by the coding sequence GTGGGGCCCGAAAAGGGATCGGTGCTGGTGGTGGGTGGTGGTCAGCAGGGCCCCGAAATCTTCGCCAAGTTCATTGAATTGGCGGGCGGCCCCGACGCACTCATTGTTGAGGTGCCCACTGCCGGCGATGACTCGATTGACGTGAGCACCGTGGGGCGCGGGCTGCGCGCGGCGGGAGCCAAGAACCTGGTGGTGTATCACACCACCAGCAAAGCCGTGGCCGATGCCGACAGCTTCGTGGCCAAGATCGCCAATGCCCGCGGCGTGTGGTTTGGCGGCGGTCGGCATTACCGTCTGGTGAACTCGTACATGGGCACCAAGAGCCAGCGCGCTTTTGAAGCCGTATTGGCGCGTGGCGGCGTGGTGGGTGGCTCTTCGGCGGGTGCCAGCATACTGGCCAGTTATCTCGTGCGCGGGGCGCCGTCGAGCAACAACCGCATCATGAACCACCCGGACTATCTCACCGGCTTTGGCTATCTGCGTAACACGGCGGTGGATCAGCACGTGGTGGCGCGCGAGCGGCTCGCCGACCTGTACGACTCGCTCACCATTCGGCGTCGCGATCTGCTGGCCATTTCAGAAGATGAAGGCACGGCCTGGGTGGTGCGTGGAGATACCGCCGAACTCATTGGGCGCAGCAAGGGTTTCGTGTACAACAGCCGCGAGCTCACCGACCAGGGCAAGCCATTCATGACGCTGTTGCCGGGCGACAAGTTTGATCTGGGGGCACGTCGCGTGCTGTCGCGGGCCGCGTCGGCATCGCGTCTCGATGGCCCTTTTCTCGACGATGTCTTTGGCGTCTACAGCAACGGGGTGCGCGGTGGCGCCGCCGTGCTGGTCGCGCGAGAAGGCAAGGTGCTGCTCAATCGCGCGTATGGCATTCCCATCCAGCCGCGCTTCACGCCTGAAACCTCGGTGCCGCTCTTTGATCTCGGTCGCCTGAGTGGCGTGTTGAACGCCGCCTTTGTGCCCGATAGCACGGGCCGACTGTCGGCGGCATCCATTCGCCGCGTACAGGGCATTGGTGGCATGCAGCGCGCGCGCTACGATAGTGTGCAGCTCACGTGGCGGGCCAACGTGGATGACTTGTATCGCTTTGAGCTGGGGCGGTTTGTGGTGAGGCCCGGGGCGCGCGACACCAACACGCCCCCGGCGCCGTTCAACATTGAGACCGTGAACGGTCAGGTGCGTCACGCCGTGTACGGCACCGACGACGGCATGCGCAACGCGTGGGTGCGATACCCCGCCGAGCGGTTGGTGATCATGGTGCTGACCAACGACAGCACAGCGGATGCCCGGGCCATGGCGCAGCGGGTGGCGGAACGCGTGTTGACGCCGCGGTGA